From a region of the Deinococcus terrestris genome:
- a CDS encoding TerC family protein — protein MLETLFGWISQPEAWLAFGTLLLLEIVLGIDNVIFISILAGKLPPEQRQRARTVGLMAALVMRLLLLFSIAWIYRLQNDLFTVFGMGFSGRDLILIFGGLFLLYKAVKEMHEQLEGPAAHDAPTVGRAASASFAAIIAQIMVLDIVFSLDSVITAVGMADDIGVMVSAVVVTVLIMLVAARPIGEFVQAHPTVKMLALAFLLLIGVNLIADGFGFKIPKGYTYFAMGFAIMVELLNLRARKGKPVELHDTQRHPDKA, from the coding sequence GTGTTAGAAACCCTGTTCGGCTGGATCAGTCAGCCCGAGGCCTGGCTGGCCTTCGGCACCCTGCTGCTGTTGGAGATTGTCCTCGGCATCGACAACGTCATTTTCATCAGCATCCTCGCGGGTAAGCTGCCGCCCGAGCAGCGGCAACGCGCCCGCACCGTGGGCCTGATGGCCGCGCTGGTGATGCGGCTGCTGCTGCTGTTCTCGATCGCCTGGATCTACCGGCTGCAAAATGACCTGTTCACCGTCTTTGGCATGGGATTCTCGGGCCGCGACCTGATCCTGATTTTCGGCGGCCTCTTCCTACTGTACAAGGCCGTCAAGGAGATGCACGAGCAGCTTGAAGGCCCCGCCGCCCACGACGCACCCACGGTGGGCCGGGCGGCGTCGGCCAGCTTCGCGGCGATCATCGCGCAGATCATGGTGCTGGACATTGTGTTCAGTCTCGACTCGGTGATCACGGCGGTCGGCATGGCCGACGACATCGGCGTGATGGTGAGCGCGGTGGTCGTGACGGTGCTGATCATGCTCGTCGCCGCGCGGCCCATCGGGGAATTTGTGCAGGCGCACCCCACGGTCAAGATGCTGGCCCTGGCCTTCCTGCTCTTGATCGGCGTGAACCTGATCGCCGACGGCTTCGGCTTCAAGATTCCCAAGGGCTACACCTACTTCGCGATGGGCTTTGCCATCATGGTCGAACTGCTCAACCTGCGGGCGCGGAAGGGCAAGCCGGTCGAACTGCACGACACGCAGCGCCACCCCGACAAGGCGTAA
- a CDS encoding endonuclease III domain-containing protein, translating into MPRPTPAQEAPPPPHLSEVLRRLREAYLPTLPAPRVSPEPLDDLVGTILAQQNTGTVTRRQFAALKAAYPVWEAALADGPDGVEATLRGAGGGLARMKADYIWNVLHRLEESQGHLSLRDLRSLPDGEVRALLESLPGVGMKTASLLMLFDLARPAIPVENHIGRVAARLDLVPARWSLLKIERWFDEVLPPEWSVRYAAHVATIRHGRQTCLARRPRCEVCVLRDLCPSAGLFLSGEREA; encoded by the coding sequence GTGCCGCGCCCCACCCCCGCCCAGGAGGCCCCGCCGCCACCGCATCTGTCCGAGGTGCTGCGCAGGCTCCGCGAGGCCTACCTGCCCACCCTCCCCGCGCCCCGCGTCAGCCCCGAGCCGCTCGACGACCTCGTGGGAACGATTCTGGCGCAGCAGAACACGGGGACGGTCACTCGGCGGCAGTTCGCGGCCCTGAAAGCCGCCTACCCGGTCTGGGAGGCGGCCCTCGCGGATGGCCCCGACGGGGTGGAGGCCACCCTGCGCGGCGCGGGCGGCGGCCTGGCGCGGATGAAGGCCGACTACATCTGGAACGTGCTGCACCGCCTGGAGGAAAGCCAGGGCCACCTCAGCCTGCGTGACCTGCGCTCCTTGCCAGACGGGGAGGTGCGGGCGCTGCTCGAATCGCTGCCTGGTGTGGGGATGAAAACGGCCTCGCTGCTGATGCTGTTCGACCTCGCCCGCCCCGCCATCCCGGTCGAGAACCACATCGGGCGGGTGGCGGCGCGGCTGGACCTCGTGCCCGCCCGCTGGAGTCTCCTCAAGATCGAGCGCTGGTTCGACGAGGTATTGCCGCCCGAGTGGAGCGTCCGCTACGCCGCCCACGTCGCCACCATCCGCCACGGCCGCCAGACCTGCCTGGCCCGCCGCCCCCGCTGTGAGGTCTGCGTGCTGCGCGACCTCTGCCCCTCGGCGGGGCTGTTCCTGAGCGGTGAGCGTGAGGCTTGA